In one Liolophura sinensis isolate JHLJ2023 chromosome 11, CUHK_Ljap_v2, whole genome shotgun sequence genomic region, the following are encoded:
- the LOC135477835 gene encoding peptidoglycan-recognition protein SC2-like, with protein sequence MMVLGTLLLSLILVTRTCLAAECACSTLNVHIRQGPGTSHAQLGMLIPPHCLTYTGQQVTAEGYTWAKVEYQKNHHVGSTTSGCPHIVSRQEWGARAPHGSAGRLSHTPKYIFVHHSATHGCHTQSSCAQEVRSFQNYHMDSKHYSDIEYSFLIGEDGNVYEGRGWDMVGAHTLGHNHDGLGFCVIGTFTHQLPNDAAMSALKRLIGCAVTMGKVTSTYTLKGHRDVRPTECPGQKLYDVIRTWPHYG encoded by the exons ATGATGGTTCTGGGGACTTTGCTTCTGTCTTTGATTCTTGTAACCCGCACGTGCCTTGCTGCGGAGTGCGCATGTTCAACGCTGAACGTACACATCCGCCAGGGTCCGGGAACAAGCCACGCCCAGCTGGGGATGCTCATACCTCCCCACTGCCTCACTTACACCGGACAACAGGTCACTGCCGAGGGATACACGTGGGCTAAAGTGGAGTACCAGA AAAATCATCACGTCGGGTCCACAACCAGCGGATGTCCACATATCGTCAGTCGTCAAGAGTGGGGTGCCCGTGCCCCTCATGGATCCGCAGGGCGTTTGTCCCACACCCCCAAGTACATCTTTGTTCATCACTCAGCCACACATGGGTGTCACACTCAATCCAGCTGCGCCCAGGAAGTCCGGAGTTTCCAAAACTATCACATGGATAGCAAAC ATTACAGTGATATCGAGTACAGCTTTCTGATCGGGGAGGACGGCAATGTTTACGAGGGCCGAGGCTGGGATATGGTGGGAGCACATACTCTCGGTCACAACCACGACGGCCTAG GGTTTTGTGTTATCGGAACCTTCACTCATCAACTGCCCAATGACGCGGCGATGAGTGCCCTCAAACGGCTGATTGGCTGCGCTGTCACCATGGGAAAGGTCACGTCAACCTACACCTTGAAGGGGCACCGTGACGTCAGGCCCACAGAGTGCCCAGGTCAAAAGttgtatgacgtcatcaggacATGGCCGCACTATGGCTGA